The Zhihengliuella sp. ISTPL4 genomic interval ACGCTGCCGCGCGCGCAACTCGCCGGAAATGACCAGGTGCCCGTGGTTATCCAGCGAAGCAGTGAAGGCGGCGGTCATGACGCCCAACGTACCGCTCCCCCACCGATATGTCAGTCCGCGCGGCTGAGGGTCTGCAGCACCTCGGTCTTGGGAGCCGCCGGGAGGAAGAACCGGAACTCGGTGCCCACCCCCTCCTCGCTGGTCACGTCCATAGACCCGCCGTGGGCCAGCACGATCGCCCGCGTGATCGTGAGCCCCAGCCCCACCCCCGGCACGGCGTTGCGGGTGGCCGTCGAGGCCCGGAAGAAGCGGGTGAACAGCATGCGCTGCTCGTCCTGCGGGATCCCGACCCCGGTGTCGGCCACGGCGATCTGCACCCCGCCGTCGATGCGACGGACGGCGGCCGTCACGCGCCCCCCGCGCGGGGTGAACTTGATGGCGTTGGAGAGCAGGTTGTCCACCGCCTGTCCGATGCGACCGGGATCGACGAGGAGCGGAATCGGCTCGTCGCCGACCTGCAGGTCCAGCTCGATCCCCTCCCGCTGCGCATGCGGGCCCGCCGAGGCGACCGCCGAGCGCACGAGGTCGGCGACGTCGGCTTCGTCCCGCTCCAGGGGGAAGCGCCCCGACTCCACCTGTGCGGTGAAGAGCAGATCGCCGACGAGGTTCAACAACCGCTTCGCGTTGCGCTCGATGATGCCGACGAACTCCTGCTGATCCTCGGTCAGCGGCTGACCCGGATCGTTCTGCAGCAGGTCGAGGAAGCCGATGATCGCGCTCAACGGCGTCCGCAGCTCGTGGGAGATCATGCCGACGAACTCGTCCTTCATCCGGGCGACTTCGACGGCTCTGGTCTCGTCGGTGAGGACGAACAGGTATCCCTGCTGTGCGCCGGACGGGTCTTTGTGCGGCGTCACCGTCACACGCGCCGGCACCGTCGTGCCGCCCGCCGTCCTGACCTCGACATCGCCGTCGACGGTGTTCCCCACGTCCGCCTGGGCGAAGAGATCGCGGAGCCCGGC includes:
- a CDS encoding sensor histidine kinase, with protein sequence MRATPLERAENRWYRVVDNPSPIVKQTPTLVAAALAGVMTWAIPGLPFTDVAVALIGLAVILVATLHAGVLSALHIREGWVVLLVPMVDIVGLGLFRAGTGGAASLFGSLVLLPVIWIAAAPGIRWVFVVGGLSSIALLMPYVVEPPTNAVVWLRGVVGPLVFAAVAAVVNELSRQQRLRVQQAEELVTERTKALSDNVSMIVQLRQKEHEYRALLDSFEGLWASITAQAVIGTDREGRVTAWNPGAVRLLGLSHDEALDDVHVDRFFSPTALRMLAEDTAAREGAVGAPPVPAGLRDLFAQADVGNTVDGDVEVRTAGGTTVPARVTVTPHKDPSGAQQGYLFVLTDETRAVEVARMKDEFVGMISHELRTPLSAIIGFLDLLQNDPGQPLTEDQQEFVGIIERNAKRLLNLVGDLLFTAQVESGRFPLERDEADVADLVRSAVASAGPHAQREGIELDLQVGDEPIPLLVDPGRIGQAVDNLLSNAIKFTPRGGRVTAAVRRIDGGVQIAVADTGVGIPQDEQRMLFTRFFRASTATRNAVPGVGLGLTITRAIVLAHGGSMDVTSEEGVGTEFRFFLPAAPKTEVLQTLSRAD